The following DNA comes from Riemerella anatipestifer ATCC 11845 = DSM 15868.
CTAAAGTGATTATTTGGGATATTGACCAATCAAAAATTGATGAAACTATCCTCCAGTTTTCATCACTAGGTTCTATCTTCGGATATAAGGTAGATGTTTCCAATTATGACGAAGTACAACACTTCGCCATAAAAACTAAACAAAAGATTGGTAATGTTGATATTCTAATTAACAATGCAGGGATTGTGGTAGGCAAATATTTCCACGAACACTCTCAAAAGGATATTTTAAAAACCATAGAAATCAATACCAATGCACCGATGGTAATCACTAATTTATTTTTACAGGATATGCTTACGCAAAATTCAGGACACATCTGTAATATTGCCTCTTCGGCAGGATTGGTATCTAACCCTAAAATGTCCGTATATGCAGGGAGCAAATGGGCTGTTGTTGGTTGGTCTGACAGCCTTAGGCTAGAAATGGAACAGCTGAAAAAAAACATTAAAGTAACCACCATTATGCCTTACTATATCAACACTGGAATGTTTGATGGCGTGAAATCTGTTCTCCCTATATTAGCCCCTGAAAAAGCGGCTAAAACTATCATTAGTTCTATAGAAAACAACAAAAAAATGGTAACACTTCCTAGGTATATCTATCGTTTGACTCGTATAGGTCAAGGACTATTTCCTCTTCGTTTTTTTGATTGGTTTGCGGGAAGTTTACTAGAAATCTATAAAACAATGGCTGACTTTAAAGGTCATAAAAAATAATTATACCAATGGAAACTCCAAAAGCCCAAATATCAGCACTCGTCCAAAAGCAAAAAGCATTTTTTGCAACTCAACAAACCAAAGCCATTGATTTTAGACTAAAGCAACTATCTTTACTAAAACAAGCCATACTAAAGTATCAGCCCGAAATAGAAGAAGCCTTATGGAAAGATTTACACAAATCTAAAGAAGAGGTTTACCTTACGGAAATCAGCATTGTTCTAAGTGAAATTAATTATCATTTAAAAAAAATAAAAAGTTGGGCTCGTCCTAAGAGGGTTTGGTCGCCTATTTCGGTACTTCCTGCATCTAGCCGTATCATTTACGAACCTTTGGGTGTGGCTCTTATTATCTCTCCGTGGAATTATCCGTTCCAGCTTCTTATCAATCCTCTAGTAGGAGCTATTTCCTCTGGCTGTTGTGCTTTACTAAAAGCTTCTCCTGACGCTCCAAATCTCGCTAATGTAGTGGAGAAAATGCTAACAGAATATTTTCCGCTAGATTATATTGCCCTTGTTAAAGGTGGACGAGAAACCAACACCTACTTGCTAGAGGAACGCTTTGATTTCATTTTCTTTACAGGAAGCCCATCTCTAGGAAAAGTGGTTATGAAAGCGGCGGCAGAAAATCTAACGCCCATCGTGCTAGAATTAGGTGGTAAAAGCCCTTGTATTGTAGATAAAGATGCAAACCTCAACCTTGCTGCTAAAAGAATTGCGTGGGGAAAACTCATCAATGCTGGACAGACCTGCATCGCTCCAGATTATCTTTGGGTACACCGTTCGGTAAAAAAAGAGCTTCTTGAAAAAATAGCTTACCACATTAAAGAAATGTATGGCTCTGATGTTAAATCTAGCCCTTTTTATCCTCGTATTGTAAATGATAAATCAGTAGAAAGGCTTTCTAAATTTCTTAATGAAGGGAATATCTATTTAGGTGGAGAAGTAGATTCCAGTCAAAAATACATCGCACCAACTATTATAAATAATGTAGAACCTCACTTCGCTATTATGCAAGAGGAAATTTTTGGTCCCTTATTACCTGTAATAACATTTGACCATATTGATGAACCTATCTCGTACATCAACCAACATGAAAAGCCATTAGCTTTATATTATTTTGGTAAAACTAAAACTGCTAAAGAGGTAATTTCAAAAACAAGTTCGGGCGGAGTTTGCATCAACGATACGCTTATGCATATTGCCAATCATCATCTTCCTTTCGGTGGTGTTGGGAATAGTGGTATGGGCAAGTACCACGGGAAGTACAGTTTTCTAGCCTTCAGTAATGAAAGAGCTATCGTAAAAACACCAACATTTTTAGACCTTCCGTTCAAGTACGTTCCTTTCAGGTTTTTTGAATGGGTAAAGAAAATGATATAGTTTTACCAATAAAAAACCTCAGAATAAATATTTATTCTGAGGTTTTTAAAGAAGTCAATCAAGTATCAAAAATGTAGAAACTAATCTACATCTTTATTCAAAAATTTGTTTTCTCTAAGTTCTACTCTGCCATTGTTATCAGCTAAAAAACTACTGATACGCTCATCAGATGGGCTATCATCTAGTTTAATATTTTTTCTTCTAAAAGCAGGTACTGTTTCAAAAGTATTTTCCTCATCTACATTTTGGTAACGAGAATTAAATTCTTTTAGCTTATTTCTTCTCTCCTGTACTTTAGAGTCTTCTACTTTTTTCTCTATAAAAGTAAAAAGTGTTTCCTCTTGAGCTATTTCTTCATTACGAAATATAGGTTTTTCTTCTACTTCATGAATTACTTGAGGCTCTTGAGACGCAACAGTATTAGATACTGTTTTTACTTCCTCTTCAAAAGTAGGCTCTTCTTCTTTTATTTTAAAGCTGAACTCTACAGGTTTTTCATCTAAGAATAAAGATTTAGTAGGTTGTATGCTACTTTCGTCTTTTGATTCAAAAGTAAAAGATATTCCTTTTGGTTCTTCGTATCCTTCATCATAAGAGAATAAATCTAGTTCATTACTTCCTTCTTCAAATTCTTCATTAACCTCTTCAACATAGGTCATTGGTTGTATTTCTTGAACCGCTAACTGCTCTCCGCTTAATCTATTTGCTGAAAACTGTGGTGAAGAAAAATCATCTTCTTCATCTAACTTCACGATGTTTTTCTCTGTAACAACAGAACCTAATCCTGCATTCTTAGCATCAGAAGAAATTTTAAATGGAGATTCTCTTCTAACTGAATTTGCCGTTTCGTGCAATGGTACCTTAACTACTTCTGTAGGACCTGCATTGATGTGGTTTTCATTAGTAAATCCCGTAGCAATTACCAATACTCTAATAGCATCGCCAAGTTCTTCATCTGTCCCTACACCAAAGATAATGTTAGCTGTATTTCCTGCTTCGTTTTGGATATAATCGTTGATAAGACCAATTTCGTCCATCGTAGCTTCAGAAGCCTCATCAGAACCACTCTGAATAAGAAGCAATACATCTTGAGCTCCTGTAATTTTGTTATCGTTAAGAAGTGGAGAGTCTAATGCCTTTTTAACAGCTTCTTCTGCTCTCTTCTCACCTGTAGCACTTCCCGTGGACATCAAGGCTGTACCTGAATTCTGCAACACAGACTTAGCATCACGGAAGTCAATATTGATAACAAAAGAACCCGTAATTACCTCTGCCATACCTTTGGCTGCATTGGTAAGCACCTCATCTGCCTTAGAAAAACCTTGTTTAAATCCTAAGTTACCAAACTGTTGTCTTAGTTTATCGTTGTTTATCACGATGAGAGAATCCACATTATTTCTTAGTTTCTCTAGCCCTGCTTCAGCTTGGTCTAATCTTCTTTTTCCTTCAAAAGAAAACGGAACTGTAACGATAGCGACCGTCAAAATCCCCATTTCCTTCGCCGCCTTAGCAATAATAGGTGCTGCACCCGTACCTGTACCACCACCCATACCAGCGGTAATGAATACCATTTTGGTATTTTGTCCTAGAGTGCTTTTTATCTCGTCTATACTTTCTATTGCAGCCTTTTCTCCCACTTCTGGGTCTGCACCAGCACCTAAGCCTTCTGTAGTTGTGATACCTAACTGAACTTTATTAGAAACGGGATTGTTATTTAGTGTTTGTGCATCTGTATTACAAATGACAAAATCTACACCGTGAATCCCTCTTTCATACATATGTTTTAAGGCATTGTTTCCACCACCACCTACACCTATCACCTTGATAATAGATGAGTTGCCTTTTGGTAAATCAAATTCAAAACCTGTTTTATTGGTATTTTCCATTACTTCATTTTAAATGACTAAATTACTTAATTATTCCGATTCCTCAAAGAATTTTTTTATCTTTTCTAAGATGTTTTGCCCTATAGTAGGCTTTTTAGAGGCATTTTGCTGAACCACAGTCTCATTATGAGTTGGTTTATCACTATCTAAAATTTTATCTTCTTGGTTGGTTTCATCAGAAACTGTTTGGCTAGAAACAGATACTTCTTCCTGAACTAAAGAATTAGTTTTTTTATCTCTAATAGACAAACTTTCCATTAAAAGCCCTATAGATGTTGCAAATTCAGGGCTTTTTAAATGCTGATTTTTATCGTTCGAAATATATTCATTAGCGTAACCTATACGACTATCAAACCCTGTGATATAATTTGCGAGCTGTCTCAGATGTTTTAGATTAGAACCACCACCTGTAAGCACAATCCCCGCAATGAGTTTTCTTTTTTTCTCGTGTGCTCCATAGGCTTTAAGTTCGGTGTTTACCATCTCCAAAATTTCTTCCACTCTGGCATGAATAATTTTAGCCAATGTTTTTAGAGAAATTTCTTTTTCAGTTCTTCCATGAAGCCCAGGAATGGTAACAAAAGTACTCTCCTTCTCCAATTCTGGAACAGCAGACCCAAAACGAACTTTAAGCTGCTCCGCGTGTTTTTCGATAATAGAACAGCCATCTTTAATATCTTCGGTAATAATACCTCCTCCATAAGGGATAACACAAGTATGACGGATAATATTATCCTTAAATATTGCAATATCAGTAGTACCACCACCTATATCTACAATAGCTACTCCAGCCTCCTTTTCTTCCTTAGTCAAAACCGCTTCGGACGATGCCAATGGCTCCAAAGTAAGCGACTCCATCTCTAGCCCTGCTTCTTTAACGCATCTGCTGATATTTTTAATGCTACTCATCTGCCCTACCACCACATGGAAATTAGCTTCAAGACGCTTTCCGTGCATTCCTATTGGTTCTTGGATTTCGCCCTCCGAGTCTACCTTATATTCTTGTGGAAGTACATGGATAATCTCTTCGCCAGGAAGCATCACCAATTTCTTAACTTGATTTTTGAGCTCTTCTATATCCTCCTCGGTAATGTATTGGTCTGGATTTTCTCGCATAATGTAATCCGAGTGTTGCAAAGAACGGATATGTTTACCTGCAATACCCACCGTTACCTTAGTAATAGGCACACCTGCACTTTTTTGAGCCTCGCTAACAGCTGTTTTAATGGAATTGATGGTTTGGGCAATGTTGTTTACAATCCCTTTATGTACACCTAAACTAGGTGCCACACCTACTCCCATAACCTCTATCTTACCGTACTGATTACGACGACCAACGATAGCAACAATCTTGGTGGTCCCAATGTCTAATCCTACTGAATACTCTTGGCTTTCCATTTATTTTGATTTGAATTTGATTTTATTTGTTCTTTTCTTCTTCTTTATATGTTTCTTCTTTGTAACCTTTACTAAGTGTAGTTACAATCTGATTATCATATTTCAATGATATTTTGGTGTATTTATCAGATGGTTGATAAACCAAATACTTTTCTACAAACGCTTTGAAACCTTTAACTTTGAAATCTATATTTTCCAAGCTTCCTAGTTCTACTCTGTAGTTTTCTTCATTGGCAATAAGATAATAATTTTCTCTCTCTTTTACAACACCAATGAAAAACTTTTTACTAAAGTCGTCTTGATTTATCTTTTTTACCAATTCTATCAATTGAGGATATTCCTCTGGTTGCACATTACCACTTATGAGCATACACGATGCTGAATAGTTACGATTGATAGGAAATTCCACCCCTTTCTCATCTACATAAAACTCTTTCTTCCCTTTACTTAGCCTAAACACAGGCACTCTTTGCATAATATCTATATGCAATATACCATCAAGACTAAGATAAACATTGGCACTATCTACTGCAGAATATTCTGCAATTTTTCTTTCTAATTTTGGGATATCAATATCCCCAACTCTATTGGTAGTATTGGCTTTTTTAACAATGCTTTCTATTTCTTTCTCATCAATAAAATAGACTGGCTTCTCTCCTTGAATAATATTAACAGCCACTTTATCCATAGAGGCATTATTAAATCTTTTCATTGAAAAGTTTAACAAAAATCCCAGTAGGATAATCGTAACAGCTATTTTTAATATTCTGTATTTGTTCTTCATTTTAAAGTTCTATGCTTCCTTTAACCAGCTTACAATACCATCATAAAGCGTGTCTATATCTCCTGCACCTACTGTAAGTAAAATGTCAAAGTTTTTATTTTTAATTTTACCAAAAGCCTCCGACAAACTAGAAACCTCTTTATCTGCCAGTGTTACTTTTTCTAGCAACCAATCTGAACTAATGCCCTCAAAATCCTTCTGCAATTCTCTCGCAGGATAAATATCTAAAAGCATCAACTCGTCTCCTTGCGATAAACTTTTAGCAAAATCATCTGCAAAATCTCGCGTTCTACTGAACAAGTGCGGCTGGAATACTACCAAAAGTTTTTTATCTGGATAGAATGTTCGTATAGAGCCAATTACCGCATTAAGCTCCGTAGGATGATGGGCATAATCGTCTATATAAATCTTTCCATTAGGGAAAATATGCTTGGTATATCTCCTTTTGATACCTCTAAATTTAGACAAGGCCTCTTTTAAATCTTCCAAAGAAACACCCATTTTGTGCAAAACAGCCAATGCTGCCGTAGCATTTTCCACATTATGAATACCTGGTATTTCCCAACTAAAGCGTTGAGTTTCTCCATATGGAGTATAGAAATTAAATGATATAGAATCTCCCTCCAACCTCAACTCGTCTGAATAATAGTCTGCCTTTTCGTTCACAGCATAGGTGGTTACGCTTCTATCTAAGTTTATACCTTTTCGTACAAAAAGCTGACGCTCCTCCGATACCAAATGAGCAAAATCTCTAAAGCCTTTTTCTATGGTAGATTTGTCCCCATAAATATCTAAATGGTCTGCATCTGTAGAAGTTATAATTGCCCAATCTGGAGCTAAATTAAGAAAGCTTCTATCGTACTCGTCGGCTTCCACTACGGAATAATCTTTCCCATTAAATATAAAATTAGACCCAAAGTTTTCGGCAATACCTCCCAAAAATCCAGAAAATGACAAATTAACTTCCTTACAAAGATGGGCTACCAAGCTAGAAGTAGTAGTTTTACCGTGAGTTCCTGCAACAGCGATGCACTCGGTTTCGCTAGTAATAAGCCCTAGAACCTTCGCTCGTTTAAATACCGGAAAGCCTTTTTCTTGGAAAAAATCTAAAATCCCTAGTTGTTTAATTGCTGGCGTATAAATCACTAAAGTGTCTTCGGGTTTAAAGGCTTTTATTTGCTCATCAATACTATCTTCAAAACTAATTTTTATCCCTTCCGAAATAAGAGCCGAAGTTAGTTTAGTAGAAGTTTTATCATAGCCTAAAACCGTTTTCCCAATGGAATGGAAGTATCTCGCCAAAGCAGACATACCTATCCCTCCAATGCCTATGAAATAAAAATTTTGATATGTACTAATATTTTGCATTTCTATTTAAAAACTTTAATTATTTCATCTACAATTTCCTCTGTCGCCTTTGGTTTTGCGAAATAAGATAGGTTTTGCCCCATTTCCTTTCGTAAATTTTCGTTGCTACAAATTTCTGAAAGTGTATTCCAAAAACGCTCTTTCATTTCCTCATCTTTTACCATTCTCGCTGCATTTTTCTCAACTAAAACCATTGCATTTTTGGTCTGGTGATCCTCTGCTGCGAAGGGAAGAGGCACCAATAAAATAGGCTTCTTAACTACCGCTAACTCCGAAATAGCAATCGCACCTGCTCTAGACACAATCACATCTGCCGCAGAATAAGCTAATGCCATATCTGTGATAAATTCCTTTATTTGGATTGTATCTTCTTCTAAATTAACCTTATCTTTAATCGTTTGATATTCTGTTTTTCCTGTTTGCCAAATCAGTTGCCAATCTTCCTTTTTAATCCTTTCCAAATTTTCTAACCAACCATTATTAAGTGTTCTAGACCCCAACGAACCTCCTACGGAAAGAATACTCAATTTACTAGGGTCTAATCCTAACTTTTCTTTAGCCGTAGCAGTATCTGTAAGCCCCTCCATTAAAGATTGTCTAATAGGATTTCCCGAAAAAATCGTCTGGGTTTTTGGAAAAAAATGAACCATATCAGGATACGCCGTAAAAACAGCCTTGGCTTTCTTTCCTAAGAAAAGATTAGTTTTCCCAGGTAGAGAGTTTTGCTCCTGAACAAAAGTAGGTACCCCCAAACGAGAAGCTATATATAAAGCTGGACCACTGGCGAATCCGCCTGTCCCTATTGCCACATGAGGCTTAAAATCCTTTATAATACGATTGGCCTTTCTAACACTAGAAATAATCTTGAAAGGCAGTTTAAAATTTGCTAAAAGACTGCTCCTATTAAATCCTGAAATGTTAAGTCCTTCTATTCTAAACCCCGCTTGAGGCACTTTCTCCATCTCCATCTTATTCTCTGCCCCAATGAACAAAAATTCCGCTTTAGGAAAACGCTTTTGTATCTCTTGAGCAATGGCTATCGCAGGGAAAATATGTCCTCCCGTACCACCACCACTCATTAATACTCGAGGTGCAAAATCTTGATTGATATGATGTATATTTTCTGACATTTTATTCTTTAATATTAAATTAGCTTTTAGGCAATATCATTTATTTCCTCGATGTTTTGTTTTTTACCAATGCCTTCTTCATCATAGATTTGTATTCTAGAGCTGATATTAAGTATTAAGCCTAATTGAGCGTAAGTTACTAACATAGAAGTACCTCCGTAACTTATCAGTGGTAGAGGTTGCCCTGTTACAGGAATGAGATTAAGTGCCACCATAATATTAGCACTTAACTGAATGAAAATCATAATTCCTAAAGAAAGCACCAATAGAGAACCAAAGAAAGCCCTAGTTCTACTTGCTATAATTAGTATTCTTATAATGATAATAAAATACATACCCAATAAGCCAACTGCACCTATTACACCATATTCTTCCACAATAATGGCAAAAATAAAGTCTGATGCCGACTGTGGCAACCTCTGTTTAAGAGCACTTTTGCCTGGTCCTTTACCTGTAATACCTCCGTGTACTATGGCCGCCTTAGCATGCATCACTTGATAGTTTTTAGCCTTTACAGCATCTCTTTCAGCACTATCCAATTGTGCATCTTTTGAAGAGGAAAAAGATTCTACCCTGCTTATCCAAGTATGAACACGGTTGTTGGGCATTAAATTAGTGTTCAATGCTACCAAAATAAAAATAATAGACGCTAAGCCCGACAAAGAGACAAACCCTGCAATATACTTCCACGGAAATTGCCCTATTATAAGGACAATTAGTGAAGTAGCTAAAATCATCAATGCCGTGGAACCGTTATCTTTAGCCACTAAAATAAATACCAATAATATAGGTCCAAAAACATACATAATGTTTTCTATGGGAAGCCTCTGTCTTTGAATATTTTTAGTTAAATAACGGCATAGATAGATAACTAACATCAAAGCTGCCAATGCTGACGGCTGAAATGAAATTGCAGTACCTGGTATTTTAAGCCACCTAGAAGCACTCGCCCCATCTATGGTTTGCCCTGTAAAAATAGTAACTCCTAAAAGAATTACAGAAATTACAAGAAGTATGGAACTCAACTTTCCTATAAACTCATATTTTATCGCTCCGATGACTCTCATCAAAAATAACCCTAAAGCAATGAACATCACATGCTTGATAAGGTGGCTGGTGGTTGTTCCTGTATTTACAATGTACTCTAAATTAGAACTTGCCGAATAAACAGGAAGTATGGAGAATACAGAAATAAGAATTACTGTAATCCACAGCACTCTGTCTCCTTTTAGATATTCTATTTTTTTATTTACTTCTGTATGCTCCATGGTTTATTATTTTAGAACCTCAGCTTTAAACTTTTCACCTCTATCTTCGTAGTTTTCAAACAAATCAAAACTTGCACAGCACGGCGAAAGGAGTACAGCATCTCCTGCTTCTGCTATGGATTTTGAAATTTTAATAGCTTCCTCCATACTAGAAGTATTATAAATAAACTCTTTTTTATCTCTAAAGAAATCTATAATCTTTTGGTTATCTATACCTAAGCAAACAATCGCTTTTACTTTCTTTTTAACCAATTCTTCTATTTCGGTGTAATCATTGCCTTTATCCACTCCTCCTACAATCCAAACGGTAGGCTGAGTCATACTTTCTAAAGCATAGTAAGTAGCGTTTACATTAGTCGCTTTACTATCATTGATAAATTTAACTCCATTAAGATTAGCTATTTCCTGTAACCTATGGTCTACAGCTTGGAAAGTCATCAATGAATTTCTAATACTTTCATTACTAATATTAAGTATTTTACCCGCTATAGACGCTGCTAAGCTATTAGCCACATTATGATTCCCAATAAGAGCTAAGTCTCTAATTTTCATAGTAAACTCACCTTGAAATTTTACCACAATGTTTTCATCGTTCATATATCCACCCTCTGAGAGAGTTTCTTTTATGGAGAATGGTACTTTTTTAACCTTTAAATCTAACTCTTGAAGAATTTTTTGACTCATTTCATCATCTTTATTATAGATGAAGAAATTATCATATTCTTGATTTTCAGTAATTCGGAATTTAGCTAAAGCGTACTCCTCATAATTATAATTATATTGGTCTAAATGGTCTTGACTCAAATTAAGAAGCAACGAAATGTATGGTCTAAAATTCTGAATATCATCTAATTGAAAACTACTGATTTCCAAAACATAATAGTCAAAAGATTCATCGGCTACTTGTTTCGCAAAACTCTTGCCTATATTACCTCCCAAACCTACATTCATCCCATTATCTTTAAGGATATGATAGATGAGAGAAGTAGTAGTCGTTTTACCATTACTGCCCGTAATTGCCACAATTTTGGCATTAGTAAATTCCGATGCAAATTCTATTTCGGAAGACAGTCTTATCCCTTTCTGATTGATTTTAAATACAATATCTGCCTTTTTAGGAATACCTGGGCTTTTAACCACCCAATCGGCATTTAAAATTCGTTCTTCATCGTGCTGACCTTCTTCAAATTCTATATTATTCTCTATCAGTTGTTTTTTATACTCTTCTTTTATACTTCCTCTATCGGATACAAAAACCTCCATACCTTTCTTTTTAGCAAGGTAGGCTGCCCCAAAACCACTTTCTCCAGCTCCTAAAACTACTATTTTCATATTCCTTAATGTTTTTATTGAAAATATTTATCTAATTTTAAGTGTAATTAAACATACAATCGCTAAAACTACCCCTATAATTATCATTCTATTAACAATCTTACTTTCGTGGTAGCCACTCTTCTGATAATGATGATGAAGAGGAGACATTTTAAACAATCGGTTATTTTGAGCATATTCTAATCCATACTTTTTCTTTCTGTATTTGAACACTGCTACTTGAAGCATTACCGATAAGTTTTCAATTAAAAATATTCCACACAGCACAGGTATCAATAATTCTTTTCTTAGAATAATGGACAAAACCGCAATAACTCCGCCTAGCATTAAACTACCTGTATCACCCATAAATACTTGGGCAGGATAGGTATTATACCAAAAAAAACCAATAACCGCCCCTACCATCGCCACCGCAAAAATGGTAGTTTCTCCCATATTAGGCAGAAACATAATATTGAGATAATCCGCAAAGATGATGTTACCCGAAACATACGCAAAGAAAGCTAATGTGAGTAAAATAACCGCACTCGTACCTGCAGCTAAACCATCTATCCCATCGGTAATATTAGCTCCATTAGAAACAGCTGTAACAATAAATATCGCCATCGGAATGAAAACCACCCAAGCCCATTCTTCTGCTTCTTGCTCATCCATCCAAAAGAGAATACCACTGTAATCAAACTCGTTATTTTTAATCATCGGTACGGTAGAAATTACTTTTTTTTCTTCCTTCATAAAGTTCTGTTCTACATTGTTACGATTAATCTCTTTTGCATCTGCATATTTTCTTTTAACGGTAACATCAGAATTAAAAAACATTGTGACCCCAACAATTAGCCCTAAACCAACTTGACCTATGACTTTAAATTTACCACTTAAACCGTCTTTATTCTTCTTTATTTTCTTAAGATAATCGTCTATAAAACCTATTGCTCCCATCCAAAGCACGGATACAATGAGTAGAATAATATAGATATTCGTAATCTTAGTAAAAAGCAATACAGGTATCAAAGTGGCTATAATGATGATAAGTCCTCCCATAGTAGGAGTTCCTTCTTTTTGTTTTTGCCCATCTAATCCTAAATCTCGCACTAGTTCTCCCATCTGTTTTCTACGAAGAAAATTGATGATTTTTTTACCATAAACCAATGCAATAATAAGCGACAACAGAACCGCCATAGCAGCCCTAAAAGAAATGTATCTCAATAGGTTAAGACCTGGTATATGTATGCCGTTAGCCGTAAGATATTCGTATAAGTAGTATAACATAGTTTGTATTTCTTGTTTTTAAATTATTGTTTTTCTATTTACTCATCATTTTACACAATTCTAATATCACCTCTTTATCATCAAAGTGATGTTTTACCCCATTAACTTCTTGATAAATTTCGTGACCTTTCCCCGCCACAAGTATAATATCTTTTGGCTCTGCAAATTTTATAGCCATTTTAATAGCTTCTCTTCTGTCTGGAACTACCGTATATTTGCTAAAGCATTGTGGCTCCACGCCCGCCTCTATTTCTTGGATAATGGTGTTAGGATCTTCTGTTCTAGGGTTGTCTGATGTAATAATTGCTAGAGTAGATTTTTGTGTAGCTATTTTACCCATTTCAGGGCGTTTGCTATGGTCTCTATCGCCACCGCAACCAAACACACTAATCAACCTTTCGTTTTTAGTTCGTATTTCGTTGATAGAGTCTAGAATATTCTCTAAAGCATCTGGCGTGTGTGCATAATCTACCACAAAAAAGATTCCGCCTTCTGACTTTATCGTTTCAAACCTACCATTAACTCTTTTCAGTTGAGAAATTGCCGTAAGTATTTCCACCTCATCAAACCCTAACTCTCTCGCTATACCAAACACTAAAAGCAAATTATAAACATTAAACTTCCCTGTTAGGCTCGTCCAAACTTCTTTACCATTAAAATTGAGCAGCATTCCGTTAAAATCCACCTCTAACAATCGTCCATGGTAATCACTTAAAGTTTTTAATGCATAGGTTTTCTTTTTAGCCTTGGTGTTTTGGAGCATTACCAATCCGTTTTTATCATCTAGATTAGTAATTGCTACCGCTGAATCTGGCAAATTATCAAAAAATGATTTTTTGGTATTAAGGTATTCTAAAAAAGTTTTATGATAGTCTAAATGGTCGTGAGTAATATTGGTAAAACCTGCCACTTTAAAATGCAAACCTTCCGTTCTGTTTTGATGAATGCCGTGAGAAGAAACTTCCATAAAGGCATACTCGCAACCTTGTGCCACGGCTTTTGCCAATAGTTCATTAAGTTTAACCACGTCTGGTGTAGTGTGT
Coding sequences within:
- a CDS encoding UDP-N-acetylmuramoyl-L-alanyl-D-glutamate--2,6-diaminopimelate ligase — encoded protein: MLLRELLHNIPVLETIGALDVEVSSIVFDSRKAEAKSLYVAIKGSVSDGHQFIGSAVEKGAKVIVLEDLPEILDETITYIKVKNLSKVLGQLASNFYGNPSEKLNLVGVTGTNGKTSVSTLLFDVFKNLGYPSALISTVEYRIGDEVFPSTHTTPDVVKLNELLAKAVAQGCEYAFMEVSSHGIHQNRTEGLHFKVAGFTNITHDHLDYHKTFLEYLNTKKSFFDNLPDSAVAITNLDDKNGLVMLQNTKAKKKTYALKTLSDYHGRLLEVDFNGMLLNFNGKEVWTSLTGKFNVYNLLLVFGIARELGFDEVEILTAISQLKRVNGRFETIKSEGGIFFVVDYAHTPDALENILDSINEIRTKNERLISVFGCGGDRDHSKRPEMGKIATQKSTLAIITSDNPRTEDPNTIIQEIEAGVEPQCFSKYTVVPDRREAIKMAIKFAEPKDIILVAGKGHEIYQEVNGVKHHFDDKEVILELCKMMSK